A genomic window from Nicotiana sylvestris chromosome 11, ASM39365v2, whole genome shotgun sequence includes:
- the LOC138881050 gene encoding uncharacterized protein: protein MISALAAPPPRGGRQTGRGCPRGGGQAGRGQPATTQSGEGQPTGALARFYALPARPDALALDVVITGIISVGGRDTSVLFDPGSTYSYVSSLSARFLVIYPKPLGTPVHVSTPVGNFVVVDRIYRSCVVTFRGFETRADLLLLDMINFEVILGMDWLSPYHTVLDFHAKIVSLAMLGLPRLE, encoded by the coding sequence atgatttcagcactAGCTGCCCCACCACCTAGAGGTGGACGGCAGACTGGTAGGGgttgtcctagaggtggaggccaggcagggagaggtcagccagctactacTCAGTCAGGTGAAGGCCAGCCAACCGGCGCTCTggccagattctatgcccttccggctaggccagatgcattggccttagatgtcgtcatcacaggtattatttctgtCGGTGGTAGAGATAcctcggtattatttgatccagggtctacttattcatatgtatcatctctgtctGCTCGTTTCCTGGTTATTTATCCTAAGCCTTTGGGCActcctgttcatgtgtccactcctgtaggcaattttgtggttgtggatcggatctaccggtcctgCGTGGTCACATTCcgtggtttcgagactagagcagatctcctgttgcttgatatgatcaattttgaggtcatcctgggcatggattggttatctccatatcatacCGTCCTAGATTTtcatgccaagattgtttcatTAGCAATGCTAGGGTTGCCAAGGTTGGAGTag